Proteins found in one Salvia splendens isolate huo1 chromosome 10, SspV2, whole genome shotgun sequence genomic segment:
- the LOC121752645 gene encoding uncharacterized protein LOC121752645 has product MEATLRNLETQIGQIATASHTRIPNAIPSDTVPNPKGFEQCKAVKLRSGKDLESPIMLDAQNGSNILHAGADKLFGSQTSHAGADEGIEWATTEARECQQEKEESTMSDIHKKNPLSPAMDPKCPFNFPDFIPPPPFPVENKKKGRKIIQEKGLDWMMNIIRKVNVDVSLVDLFLHFPKFSKFFKDLIAKKEKIQDDGVVRLSAFCSQLVKGKIPAKRRDPGSCVIPCEMGDKKFPKCLLDQGSGISLMALKTARSIGLQARIESIDIELQLADHSIVKPLGIIKDVLVKVDKFVLPVDFIVLEMEEDKDMPILFGRPFLATGDVVIETKTNTVMFRVDGQNVVIKQEKAGKRLLEPG; this is encoded by the coding sequence ATGGAAGCTACATTGAGGAATCTCGAGACTCAAATTGGGCAGATCGCTACAGCATCTCACACAAGAATTCCTAATGCTATCCCGAGTGATACGGTGCCCAATCCTAAAGGTTTTGAACAGTGCAAGGCAGTTAAGTTAAGAAGTGGGAAGGATCTTGAGTCTCCAATCATGCTAGATGCACAAAATGGCTCGAACATCttgcacgcaggggcggacaaGTTGTTTGGCTCACAAacctcgcacgcaggggcggacgagggGATTGAGTGGGCTACTACCGAAGCTAGGGAATGtcaacaagaaaaagaagagtcAACCATGAGTGATATCCACAAGAAGAATCCACTAAGTCCGGCAATGGACCCGAAGTGTCCATTTAATTTTCCAGATTTTATCCCGCCACCACCTTTCCCAGTCGAGAATAAGAAGAAGggtaggaaaataattcaagagaAAGGACTCGATTGGATGATGAACATTATCAGGAAAGTTAATGTAGATGTGTCCCTGGTGGATTTGTTCCTACACTTTCCTAAATTCTCCAAGTTTTTTAAGGATCTTATTGCGAAAAAGGAGAAGATACAAGACGATGGTGTGGTGAGATTGAGCGCATTTTGCTCACAATTGGTGAAGGGGAAGATACCTGCGAAGAGACGAGACCCTGGGAGTTGTGTGATCCCATGTGAGATGGGAGATAAAAAGTTCCCAAAGTGCCTACTTGATCAAGGCTCGGGAATATCATTGATGGCTCTGAAGACGGCGAGGTCAATCGGTCTACAAGCGAGGATTGAGTCAATCGATATTGAGCTACAATTGGCGGATCACTCAATTGTGAAGCCACTAGGGATCATCAAGGATGTCTTGGTGAAGGTGGACAAGTTTGTACTCCCGGTCGACTTTATTGTCTTAGAGATGGAAGAGGACAAGGACATGCCTATCCTCTTTGGTAGGCCATTTTTAGCAACCGGTGATGTTGTGATAGAGACCAAGACAAATACGGTCATGTTTCGAGTAGATGGACAGaatgtggtgatcaagcaagagAAGGCGGGGAAGCGCCTATTGGAGCCTGGATAG